In Piliocolobus tephrosceles isolate RC106 chromosome 10, ASM277652v3, whole genome shotgun sequence, a single window of DNA contains:
- the TWF1 gene encoding twinfilin-1, producing the protein MTRRDRRRSSHFLGPPAGAARRIQRRSRELAAAAMSHQTGIQASEDVKEIFARARNGKYRLLKISIENEQLVIGSYSQPSDSWDKDYDSFVLPLLEDKQPCYILFRLDSQNAQGYEWIFIAWSPDHSHVRQKMLYAATRATLKKEFGGGHIKDEVFGTVKEDVSLHGYKKYLLSQSSPAPLTAAEEELRQIKISEVQTDVGVDTKHQTLQGVAFPISREAFQALEKLNNRQLNYVQLEIDIKNEIIILANTTNTELKDLPKRIPKDSARYHFFLYKHSHEGDYLESIVFIYSMPGYTCSIRERMLYSSCKSPLLEIVERQLQMDVIRKIEIDNGDELTADFLYEEVHPKQHAHKQSFAKPKGPAGKRGIRRLIRGPAETEATTD; encoded by the exons ATGACGCGCCGGGACCGGCGGAGGAGCAGCCACTTCCTGGGGCCGCCGGCCGGGGCCGCTCGCCGCATTCAGCGCCGGAGCCGGGAACTAGCGGCCGCCGCCATGTCCCACCAGACCGGCATCCAAG CGAGTGAAGATGTTAAAGAGATCTTTGCCAGAGCCAGAAATGGAAAGTACAGACTTCTGAAAATATCTATTGAAAATG AGCAACTTGTGATTGGATCATATAGTCAGCCTTCAGATTCCTGGGATAAGGATTATGATTCCTTTGTTTTACCCCTGTTGGAGGACAAACAACCGTGCTATATATTATTCAGGTTAGATTCTCAGAATGCCCAGGGATATGAATGGATATTCATTGCATGGTCTCCAGATCATTCTCAT GTTCGTCAAAAAATGTTATATGCAGCAACAAGAGCAACTCTGAAGAAGGAATTTGGAGGTGGCCACATTAAAGATGAAGTATTTGGAACAGTAAag GAAGATGTATCATTACATGGATATAAAAAATACTTGCTGTCACAATCTTCCCCTGCCCCACTGACTGCAGCTGAGGAAGAATTACGACAGATTAAAATCAGTGAG GTACAGACTGACGTGGGTGTGGACACTAAGCATCAAACACTACAAGGAGTAGCATTTCCCATTTCTCGAGAAGCCTTTCAGGCTTTGGAAAAATTGAATAACAGACAGCTCAACTATGTGCAGTTG gaaatagatataaaaaatgaaattataattttggCCAACACAACAAATACAGAACTAAAAGATTTGCCAAAGAGGATTCCCAAGGATTCAGCTCGTTACCATTTCTTTCTGTATAAACATTCCCATGAAGGAGACTATTTAGAGTCCATAG tttttatttattcaatgcctGGATACACATGCAGTATAAGAGAGCGGATGCTGTATTCTAGCTGCAAGAGCCCTCTGCTAGAAATTGTAGAAAGACAACTACAAATGGATGTAATTCGAAAG atTGAGATAGACAATGGGGATGAGTTGACTGCAGACTTCCTTTATGAAGAAGTACATCCCAAGCAGCATGCACACAAGCAAAGTTTTGCAAAACCAAAAGGTCCTGCAGGAAAAAGAGGAATTCGAAGACTAATTAGGGGCCCAGCGGAAACTGAAGCTACTACTGATTAA